The proteins below come from a single Mya arenaria isolate MELC-2E11 chromosome 8, ASM2691426v1 genomic window:
- the LOC128243141 gene encoding membrane-bound transcription factor site-1 protease-like yields the protein MSAQRTSRTLLLLTLVLQILPGNFVTNQQDDSELHFLPLSCNQTTNEQVKVDFSSEIVDHEYIVTFNGYYQRDTRERYLTAALRDFNASWSVVDRHNPAFDYPSDFDVLQVSTEALTNLDILKHHPVIKDVTPHKKVTRTLKFIDDTLTEDVDQPYDTLSSISKSRNRKSLSLATAYWHSPARKSRNLLRAIPKQITSALQAEILWNMGYKGSGVRVAVFDTGLAEDHPHFKPGRIKDRTNWTHEKTLDDGLGHGTFVAGVIASHKECLGFAPDADVYVFRVFTNNQVSYTSWFLDAFNYAIMKKINVLNLSIGGPDFMDHPFVDKVWELTANKVILVSAIGNDGPLYGTLNNPADQMDVIGVGGINFDNQIAKFSSRGMTTWELPGGYGRMKPDIVTHGSTVRGSALKGGCRSLSGTSVASPVVAGAVTLLLSSVLDRFDVINPASMKQALIASARRLPDSNVNMFEQGHGKLDLVRAYQTLRTYKPQASLSPSYIDLTECPYMWPYCSQPIYYGAMPIIVNITILNGMGVSGKIVGKPQWEPYQPQHGSYVDVAFSYSRTLWPWSGYIAVSIAVDKMAAKWEGVAQGQVSLTVESPPEGDETEARVSHLKLPIRVKIIPTPPRSQRILWDQYHNLRYPPGYFPRDNLRMKNDPLDWNGDHIHTNFKDMYQHLREAGYFVEVLGAPFTCFDASHYSTLLMVDSEEEYFPEEVSKLQRDIDSGLSLIVIADWYNVSVMKKVRFYDENTRQWWMPDTGGANIPALNDLIAPLGMAFSDSVYEGEFMLGEHDMQYASGTSIAKFPKEGVIVTKPLKDQGHEVVSGDTLNAQDVPVLGLHQTPGGGGRVALYGDSNCLDNSHMKKDCFWLLSALLEYTSHNMLAPVFEDQELVTLPPIKQLPERMEGNHLHRYSKVIEGHMGTPRARPLPPCPSLVWAKPNPLNITAPSNLYQPQKLLSVNNFDINHVPLLSLPQENMADMESEMKELPVKEPEESESRHSHKHEVDRNTFFPALAFLGTALVILFMLNQYYKRRSKPRRKRPRAQKYSNLMYGRTYKSPSV from the exons ATGTCAGCTCAGCGGACATCTAGAACCTTGCTATTGTTGACGCTGGTGCTTCAGATTCTCCCGGGGAATTTTGTCACAAATCAGCAAGATGACTCTGAACTCCATTTTCTACCCTTGTCATGCAACCAAACCACAAATGAGCAGGTGAAGGtagacttctcctcagaaataGTGGATCATG AGTACATAGTCACATTCAATGGGTACTATCAGCGAGATACGAGAGAGAGATATCTGACTGCAGCTCTTAGAGATTTCAATGCATCATGGTCAGTGGTGGACAGACATAATCCCGCCTTTGACTATCCTAGTGACTTTGATGTACTGCAG GTCTCTACAGAAGCTCTTACAAACCTGGATATTCTCAAGCATCATCCTGTCATCAAGGATGTCACACCACATAAGAAAGTCACCAGGACTCTAAAATTCATTGACG ATACATTGACAGAAGATGTGGACCAGCCTTATGACACGCTATCATCTATCAGCAAGTCCAGAAACAGGAAAAGTCTCTCTCTG GCGACGGCGTACTGGCATTCTCCCGCCAGAAAATCCAGGAACTTGCTCAGAGCTATCCCCAAACAG ATAACAAGTGCTTTACAAGCAGAGATTCTTTGGAACATGGGCTATAAAG GCTCCGGTGTACGGGTTGCAGTATTTGACACAGGTCTGGCAGAGGATCACCCACACTTCAAGCCCGGGCGTATCAAGGACAGGACAAACTGGACCCATGAGAAAACACTTGACGATG GTTTAGGACATGGGACATTTGTGGCGGGAGTGATAGCCAGTCACAAGGAATGCCTGGGCTTTGCCCCTGATGCTGATGTCTATGTGTTCAGGGTGTTCACGAATAACCAG GTCTCCTATACCTCCTGGTTCCTAGATGCCTTCAACTACGCCATCATGAAGAAGATCAACGTGTTAAACCTGAGTATCGGAGGCCCTGACTTCATGGACCATCCGTTTGTGGACAAGGTGTGGGAACTGACCGCTAACAAGGTCATCCTCGTGTCCGCAATCGGCAATGATGGGCCTCTTTATGG TACCCTTAACAACCCGGCAGACCAGATGGATGTGATTGGTGTTGGGGGAATCAACTTTGACAATCAGATTGCCAAGTTCTCTTCCCGTGGGATGACAACTTGGGAGCTACCTGGAGGGTACGGGAGAATGAAACCCGACATTGTCACACATGGGTCTACTGTCAGGGGATCAGCTCTTAA GGGTGGCTGTAGGTCCCTATCTGGTACCAGCGTGGCATCACCAGTTGTGGCGGGAGCTGTTACTCTGCTCTTAAG CTCAGTGTTGGATCGTTTTGATGTAATCAACCCCGCTAGCATGAAGCAGGCCCTGATAGCTTCAGCTCGCCGCCTGCCGGACTCGAATGTTAACATGTTTGAACAGGGACATGGGAAACTGGACCTGGTCAGAGCCTACCAGACACTGAGAACATACAAACCACAGGCTAG TCTAAGCCCGAGCTATATAGACCTGACAGAGTGCCCCTACATGTGGCCCTACTGCTCGCAGCCCATCTACTATGGAGCTATGCCCATCATTGTTAACATCACCATTCTCAATGGCATGGGGGTCTCCGGCAAGATTGTAGGCAAG CCTCAGTGGGAGCCGTACCAACCACAGCACGGGTCATACGTGGATGTGGCTTTCTCCTACTCACGCACATTATGGCCCTGGTCTGGCTACATCGCTGTGTCAATTGCAGTAGACAAGATGGCTGCCAAGTGGGAGGGTGTGGCTCAGGGTCAAGTGTCTCTCACTGTGGAGTCACCTCCAGAG GGTGATGAAACTGAAGCCAGAGTTTCCCATTTGAAGTTGCCCATCAGGGTCAAGATCATTCCCACACCACCTAGAAG TCAACGAATACTATGGGATCAGTACCACAATCTGCGATACCCCCCTGGCTACTTCCCGAGAGACAATCTACGCATGAAAAATGACCCTCTTGACTG GAATGGTGACCATATACACACTAACTTCAAGGACATGTACCAACACCTCAGAGAGGCCGGGTACTTTGTAGAGGTCCTGG gAGCACCTTTCACATGCTTTGATGCCAGCCATTACA GCACTTTACTAATGGTGGATTCAGAAGAAGAGTACTTTCCTGAGGAAGTGAGCAAGTTACAGCGCGATATTGACTCCGGTCTCTCCCTCATTGTAATCGCAGACTGGTATAACGTCTCAGTGATGAAAAAGGTCCGCTTCTATGATGAAAATACCAG ACAGTGGTGGATGCCAGACACCGGGGGAGCGAACATTCCAGCCCTCAACGATCTCATAGCGCCCCTGGGTATGGCCTTCAGTGATAGCGTCTACGAAGGGGAGTTCATGCTCGGCGAACACGACA TGCAATATGCCTCAGGGACAAGCATTGCCAAGTTTCCTAAGGAAGGTGTAATTGTGACAAAACCATTAAAGGATCAAG GTCATGAGGTAGTGAGTGGGGATACTCTTAATGCCCAGGATGTGCCGGTCCTGGGTCTACACCAGACTCCAGGGGGTGGGGGCAGGGTGGCCCTGTATGGTGACTCTAACTGCCTTGATAACAGCCATATGAAGAAAG ACTGTTTCTGGCTGTTGAGTGCTCTGCTGGAGTACACTAGCCACAACATGCTGGCTCCCGTATTCGAAGACCAGGAGTTAGTAACTCTGCCACCCATAAAACAGCTACCTGAGAGAATGGAAG GTAACCACCTTCATCGGTACTCTAAGGTGATAGAAGGTCACATGGGCACTCCTCGGGCACGCCCCCTGCCCCCTTGTCCCAGCCTGGTGTGGGCAAAGCCCAACCCCCTCAATATCACCGCACCATC AAACTTGTATCAACCTCAGAAGCTTCTTTCTGTCAACAACTTTGACATCAACCATGTGCCGTTACTCTCCCTTCCTCAAGAGAATATGGCTGACATGGAGAGTGAAATGAAAGAATTGCCTGTCAAAGAGCCAGAGGAGAGTGAAAGTAGACACTCGCACAAGCATGAGGTGGACAGGAATACATTCTTTCCAGCTTTAGCGTTTCTGGGAACTGCCTTGGTGATACTGTTCATGCTCAATCAGTATTACAAACGGCGATCAAAACCAAGGAGAAAACGACCTCGGGCTCAAAAGTACAGCAATTTGATGTATGGAAGAACTTACAAATCCCCATCAGTATGA